TCTTTAGGGGTAAATTCTttgaattttatatatatatataaaataaaatcccagCTCCTTATAAAATGTAGTATTCCGGTTATcaacaaattccaaaaaaaccaaacagtttttaaaaatatttaaatgtaggAAAACTaaccactcttttttttccatctgtgctTCAGTGTGGCAGAGTTAATCAAAAGCCCGGATCATCATGGACCCAAACGCCAGCGGACTCGCCCAGAGGTTGGCTGAAGCCGGCCAGTCTCATCTCCTGCAGTTTTGGAATAAGCTGAGCCCCGAGGAGCAGGCCGACCTGACCCGCGACCTGCAGGGGATGGACTTTCAGGAGATCAATGGATTCTTCCAGAAGGCCATGGAGAtgtccagcagcagcaaacacgAGAAGATGGACGCCCGCATGGAGCCGGTGCCGCGGGAGGTGCTGGGGAGCGTGACGAGGGACAGGGAGAGTCTCAAAGACTGGGAGCTGGAAGGTGAGCTCCATTAAAAACCATTTCTACACCCAAAAAGTGTACCGCTTCTGTCTGAGCCCTACgttttacacttttatttgaCCAGTGTGCTACACGCTATCAAGGAAACTAAAAAGTTAAAACGTTTCCTTGTATGCTATAAGGAAACTAAGAGGATATTTCTGACATCATTCTCCGTGGATTTATTACGATgtcatacagtatgtgtgagcatgtg
Above is a genomic segment from Plectropomus leopardus isolate mb unplaced genomic scaffold, YSFRI_Pleo_2.0 unplaced_scaffold18856, whole genome shotgun sequence containing:
- the LOC121965162 gene encoding UDP-N-acetylhexosamine pyrophosphorylase-like, whose translation is MDPNASGLAQRLAEAGQSHLLQFWNKLSPEEQADLTRDLQGMDFQEINGFFQKAMEMSSSSKHEKMDARMEPVPREVLGSVTRDRESLKDWELE